From Halotia branconii CENA392, the proteins below share one genomic window:
- a CDS encoding ScyD/ScyE family protein: MKLKLFGITFLSVCIAAFTGTKAAEAASFSVIADGLDNARGLTFGPDGSLYVTEAGTGGSGACVPSPSVQDQSLCYGTTGAVTKIGNGTQERILTGLPSLALPDGTDTSGPQDIKFDASGKPYIAIGYGSNPTFRGTLGNTDLGKIITANFNTNSWTSVADLANYELVNNPDKGDVISNPFSLLLDGNRVVVIDAGANALLGFGTDGSNLNAIATIPRQTLTNPVFPSGASSSPFEIQAVPTNVAKGSDGAYYISQLTGFPFPEGEAKIYRVGSDGQPTVYADGFTQITDLAFDTEGNLYALQYANQSLWKGNLDASVIKIAPDGTRTNILSGNGLESPTALTIGADGAIYVTNRGDRPGLGQVIKIENPKSVPESTSTFSFLALAGAVSVTLLRKGKVKMA, encoded by the coding sequence ATGAAACTAAAATTATTTGGAATTACATTCTTGAGTGTTTGTATTGCTGCTTTTACAGGAACGAAAGCAGCAGAGGCGGCATCGTTTTCGGTAATTGCCGATGGTCTTGATAATGCACGAGGACTAACTTTTGGTCCTGACGGCAGCCTCTACGTTACAGAAGCAGGAACAGGGGGAAGTGGAGCTTGCGTTCCTTCACCAAGTGTCCAAGACCAATCCTTATGTTATGGCACAACTGGTGCAGTGACAAAAATTGGAAATGGTACGCAAGAACGTATACTTACAGGACTTCCTTCTTTAGCGTTACCAGATGGTACTGATACTTCCGGGCCTCAAGATATTAAATTTGATGCCAGTGGCAAGCCTTATATTGCAATTGGATATGGTTCAAATCCCACATTTCGTGGCACATTAGGTAACACTGACTTAGGAAAAATCATCACTGCTAATTTCAATACAAATTCCTGGACTAGTGTCGCTGATTTAGCTAATTATGAACTTGTAAATAATCCAGACAAAGGTGATGTAATTAGCAATCCTTTTTCTTTGCTCTTAGACGGAAATAGAGTTGTTGTAATTGATGCGGGTGCGAATGCGTTACTGGGCTTTGGTACTGATGGAAGTAATTTAAATGCGATCGCCACAATTCCTCGGCAGACATTAACTAATCCAGTCTTCCCCTCTGGTGCATCGTCATCACCATTTGAAATCCAAGCAGTACCTACAAATGTTGCCAAAGGTTCAGATGGTGCTTACTATATTAGCCAATTAACTGGTTTTCCTTTTCCTGAAGGTGAAGCAAAAATCTATCGAGTTGGTTCTGATGGTCAACCAACAGTCTATGCCGATGGCTTTACCCAAATTACCGACTTAGCTTTTGATACTGAGGGTAACTTGTATGCTTTGCAGTATGCTAATCAGTCACTCTGGAAAGGTAATCTAGATGCTTCGGTAATTAAAATAGCACCTGATGGTACTCGTACAAACATCCTCAGTGGTAATGGATTAGAGTCGCCTACTGCTTTGACGATTGGTGCTGATGGTGCTATTTACGTGACAAACCGAGGCGATCGTCCTGGACTTGGACAAGTTATTAAAATTGAGAATCCCAAGTCTGTTCCTGAGTCTACTTCCACTTTCAGCTTCTTAGCGCTTGCTGGCGCTGTGAGCGTTACTTTGTTGCGAAAAGGTAAAGTCAAGATGGCTTAA
- a CDS encoding serine/threonine protein kinase: MTTTLLNNRYQVIQVLGAGGFGETLLAEDTHMPSRRRCVIKQLKPIADDPQTYQIIQQRFEREAATLEYLGDSSDQIPQLYAYFSENGQFYLVQEWIHGQTLSKIVAAKGYESETAVREILLSLLSVLDYVHSKGIIHRDIKPDNIILRDFDQKPVLIDFGAVKETIRSVISSAYYPTRSLVIGTPGYMPSEQAIGRPVYASDIYSLGLTAIYLLTGKHPAELQTNQQTGEIIWQNDAPYISPNLAMVINQAIKPQAGDRYSTANKMLDALKFTNDIAQQPSNTAATISLSPAATAQTLPTQITPAKNRQKPIWIIGGLVLGGLIGGVALSNFTRQQQSETSIVKDDTPAVSPAPTDSPVDSQPSSMAVTPTASPQQPVISAPSPDNNPQLDANSPGITTSQPNEKPMTSGDPAPTITSVPQPAPKNQPPQKKKEKINKQSVPAFSTGTSRSTVEDVLGKPKKDLRGLWGNTRAVTYQLVPNKIDLGYLFDRQSGVLRQTEAAFAQTVDSQVMQATLNGMLNGQVTPEIQQGLQQIQQRQREDFSFTQGSVKGQIVRQNCDFIYISIWDADLHDFVKPSSAKQCS, encoded by the coding sequence ATGACAACAACGCTACTGAACAATCGCTATCAAGTTATTCAGGTACTCGGTGCTGGTGGGTTTGGTGAAACCTTGCTAGCAGAAGATACTCACATGCCTTCTCGTCGTCGCTGTGTAATCAAGCAACTCAAACCCATAGCCGATGATCCTCAAACTTACCAAATCATTCAACAGCGGTTTGAAAGGGAAGCTGCAACTCTAGAATATCTAGGCGACAGTAGCGATCAAATTCCTCAGCTTTATGCCTACTTTTCGGAAAATGGTCAGTTTTATCTGGTTCAAGAATGGATTCACGGTCAAACTCTGTCAAAGATTGTGGCAGCCAAAGGCTATGAAAGCGAAACTGCTGTCCGTGAAATTCTCTTGAGTCTGCTATCAGTATTAGATTATGTCCACAGCAAAGGTATTATTCACCGCGATATCAAGCCGGATAACATTATTCTCCGTGATTTTGATCAAAAGCCAGTTTTGATTGATTTTGGTGCAGTCAAAGAAACCATACGTTCAGTAATCAGCTCTGCATATTATCCCACGCGATCGCTCGTGATTGGTACGCCTGGTTATATGCCTAGTGAACAAGCTATAGGAAGACCAGTCTACGCCAGCGATATTTATAGCTTAGGTTTAACAGCAATTTATTTACTGACTGGTAAACATCCAGCAGAATTACAAACTAACCAGCAAACAGGCGAGATTATTTGGCAGAATGACGCGCCTTATATTTCCCCTAATCTAGCAATGGTAATTAATCAAGCCATTAAACCCCAAGCAGGCGATCGCTACAGCACTGCCAATAAAATGCTTGATGCTTTAAAATTTACTAATGATATAGCTCAACAACCATCTAACACGGCTGCGACAATCAGCCTTAGCCCTGCTGCGACTGCACAAACACTACCAACTCAAATAACTCCTGCTAAAAATCGGCAAAAACCAATTTGGATTATCGGTGGTTTGGTATTAGGTGGTTTGATTGGTGGGGTAGCGCTTTCTAACTTTACTCGCCAACAGCAGTCTGAAACATCTATCGTTAAAGATGATACTCCCGCAGTATCTCCAGCACCTACTGATTCCCCTGTTGATTCGCAACCATCATCAATGGCGGTTACACCTACTGCATCACCACAGCAACCAGTCATTTCTGCCCCTTCACCAGACAACAACCCTCAATTAGATGCCAATTCCCCAGGTATAACAACGTCACAGCCTAACGAAAAACCTATGACTTCAGGTGATCCCGCGCCTACAATCACCTCAGTACCCCAACCAGCACCAAAAAATCAGCCGCCACAGAAAAAAAAAGAAAAAATAAACAAGCAAAGCGTTCCAGCCTTTTCCACAGGCACATCAAGAAGCACAGTAGAAGACGTTCTCGGTAAGCCAAAGAAAGATTTAAGGGGTTTGTGGGGCAATACTCGTGCTGTCACTTATCAGTTAGTTCCCAACAAAATTGATCTAGGTTACTTGTTTGACCGCCAATCTGGAGTGCTACGTCAAACCGAGGCTGCTTTTGCCCAAACAGTAGATTCACAGGTAATGCAAGCTACCTTAAATGGAATGTTAAATGGCCAAGTCACCCCAGAAATTCAGCAAGGACTGCAACAGATACAACAGCGCCAGAGAGAAGATTTTAGTTTTACGCAAGGTTCAGTCAAGGGTCAAATTGTGCGTCAAAACTGTGATTTTATTTACATCAGTATTTGGGATGCAGACTTACATGATTTTGTGAAGCCATCGTCAGCGAAACAGTGCAGCTAG
- a CDS encoding Uma2 family endonuclease, whose product MTQALPKIVTFDEFITWYPENSGIRYELYNGEIVEMSQPTGKHEKIKGFLVRKLSVEFDRLNLPYFIPNQAIIKPPERESGYFPDVLIVNDQALSLEPLWDKSSTLTNGASIPLVVEVVSTNWRDDYYLKLADYEEMGIAEYWVVDYAALGARKFIGNPKQPTFSLYQLIDGEYQVTQFRDSDKIQSPTFPELNLTVEQIFMR is encoded by the coding sequence ATGACCCAAGCTTTACCCAAAATAGTTACTTTTGATGAGTTTATTACTTGGTATCCTGAAAATTCTGGAATACGCTACGAATTGTACAATGGAGAAATTGTGGAAATGTCACAGCCTACAGGTAAACATGAAAAGATAAAAGGATTTTTGGTAAGAAAGTTATCTGTAGAATTTGACCGATTGAATCTTCCCTACTTTATCCCCAATCAAGCAATAATTAAACCACCTGAAAGAGAATCAGGTTATTTCCCAGATGTATTGATTGTCAATGATCAGGCTTTAAGTTTAGAACCTCTATGGGATAAATCTTCCACTCTTACAAATGGTGCATCAATACCTTTAGTAGTTGAAGTTGTTAGTACTAACTGGCGAGATGATTACTATTTGAAACTTGCTGACTATGAGGAAATGGGTATTGCTGAATATTGGGTGGTTGATTATGCAGCCTTGGGGGCAAGAAAATTTATTGGCAATCCGAAACAGCCTACTTTTTCACTTTATCAACTGATTGATGGCGAATATCAAGTGACTCAGTTTAGAGATAGTGATAAAATTCAGTCTCCAACATTTCCTGAATTAAATTTGACCGTTGAACAAATATTTATGAGATAA
- a CDS encoding protein kinase domain-containing protein codes for MTTQLLNDRYQVIRTLGAGGFGETFLAEDTYMPSKRRCVVKQLRPIQNNPQIYQLVQERFQREAAILEDLGGSTDQIPVLYAYFTSGGQFYLVQEWIEGDTLTAKLQKQGLFSESAITELLVNLLPVLEYVHSKHIVHRDIKPDNIIVRDRDRKSVLIDFGAVRESMGTVVNSQGNPTSSIVIGTPGYMPSEQAAGRPIYSSDLYSLGVTAIYLLTGKQPQQLETDPQTAEIMWRQYASHVNPMIAGIIDKAIAYHPRDRYPSARAMLDALQSIANPIPPTQPHYIQQPSTPTPVVPTPPTIAVNSPANVTAHNRNNLLIGGLIAGGLIGASVIISQVLIKSSQPVADQNITPSIALPTVTPSVTTPLIIPSSVPSPTVPSQVIETPQPIIQSPISTDNSTQSDNYFWLSTRRVTNTDLDGKDGFTLDIMRNSIFARHGRRFDTPGLQDYFNNQPWYNPKYSPKEFPAKLLSKLEQKNVDDIAKYQNTYNLRYFKK; via the coding sequence ATGACAACACAGCTACTGAATGATCGCTATCAAGTTATCCGCACACTAGGCGCTGGGGGATTCGGTGAAACCTTTCTCGCTGAAGATACTTATATGCCCTCTAAACGCCGTTGTGTAGTTAAACAACTCAGACCAATTCAAAACAATCCCCAAATTTATCAACTGGTACAAGAACGGTTTCAACGAGAAGCCGCAATTTTAGAAGATTTGGGTGGATCTACTGACCAAATTCCCGTCTTGTATGCTTATTTTACATCAGGTGGACAATTTTATTTAGTTCAGGAGTGGATTGAAGGCGATACTCTGACTGCAAAACTACAAAAGCAAGGTTTATTTAGTGAAAGTGCAATTACAGAATTACTGGTGAATTTGTTACCAGTTTTGGAGTATGTCCACTCAAAGCATATTGTTCATCGTGATATCAAACCGGACAATATTATTGTGCGCGATCGCGATCGCAAATCAGTATTAATTGATTTTGGTGCGGTGCGGGAATCTATGGGAACAGTAGTCAATTCCCAAGGAAATCCTACCAGTTCGATTGTAATTGGTACACCTGGATATATGCCGAGTGAACAAGCCGCAGGTAGACCAATTTATTCTAGTGATTTGTATAGTTTGGGCGTAACAGCAATTTATTTACTTACAGGAAAACAGCCACAACAATTAGAAACAGATCCGCAGACTGCTGAAATTATGTGGCGACAGTATGCCAGTCATGTCAACCCGATGATAGCAGGAATTATCGATAAAGCGATCGCCTATCATCCACGCGATCGCTACCCTAGCGCTAGAGCCATGCTTGATGCTTTGCAGAGCATAGCAAATCCCATTCCACCCACGCAACCACATTACATTCAGCAGCCTTCCACCCCAACACCTGTAGTACCTACACCACCAACTATTGCGGTTAATTCCCCGGCTAATGTTACAGCTCATAATCGCAATAATCTACTCATTGGCGGTTTGATTGCAGGGGGGTTAATTGGTGCATCTGTAATTATTAGTCAGGTATTAATAAAATCTTCTCAACCTGTAGCAGATCAAAATATCACACCTTCAATAGCGTTGCCAACTGTCACGCCTTCTGTGACGACTCCGTTGATTATCCCATCTTCAGTTCCATCCCCAACTGTCCCATCTCAGGTAATAGAAACTCCCCAACCAATTATCCAATCTCCAATTTCTACTGATAACTCAACACAATCAGATAATTATTTCTGGCTTTCTACAAGGCGAGTTACAAATACCGATTTAGATGGAAAAGATGGTTTCACATTGGATATAATGCGAAACTCAATTTTTGCCCGTCATGGTCGTCGTTTTGATACTCCTGGATTACAAGATTACTTTAACAATCAACCTTGGTATAACCCTAAATATTCACCAAAAGAGTTTCCTGCTAAGTTACTTTCAAAACTAGAACAAAAAAATGTTGATGATATTGCTAAATATCAAAATACTTATAATCTGAGATATTTTAAGAAATAG
- a CDS encoding GIY-YIG nuclease family protein — protein sequence MTTETNIPALTTLEYVAYIDDSGQLPEQFQGKIGVYAIFDQAKLLQFVGYSRDVYLSLRQHLVRQPQQCYWVKVQTIERPSRTILESIENAWIAENGSVPSGNGENQETWTQPIDAKKVMTPEEQANYQKPTNDELTQIKIIKNVARRVEAEIIASLEARGLQTQIRFNPKLKEEGLLDLK from the coding sequence ATGACCACCGAAACGAATATTCCTGCTTTAACAACACTCGAATATGTTGCTTACATTGATGATAGCGGTCAATTGCCTGAACAGTTTCAAGGAAAAATAGGAGTATATGCCATATTTGATCAAGCAAAACTTTTGCAATTTGTGGGATATTCTCGCGATGTTTATCTCAGTCTCAGACAGCATTTGGTACGTCAACCACAACAATGTTATTGGGTAAAAGTTCAAACTATTGAGCGTCCCAGTCGCACGATTTTAGAAAGTATTGAGAATGCGTGGATTGCTGAAAATGGTAGTGTCCCTTCAGGAAATGGAGAAAACCAAGAAACATGGACGCAACCGATAGATGCAAAAAAAGTCATGACACCTGAAGAACAAGCAAATTATCAAAAACCAACTAATGATGAATTAACACAAATCAAAATCATCAAAAATGTGGCACGACGAGTAGAAGCCGAAATTATCGCATCGCTAGAAGCGCGGGGTTTACAGACACAAATTCGCTTTAATCCTAAATTAAAAGAAGAAGGGTTACTAGATCTAAAGTGA
- a CDS encoding DNA-directed RNA polymerase subunit beta'': MSNENTIFRNRVVDKGQLRKLISWAFTHYGTARTAVMADKLKELGFRYATKAGVSISVDDLMIPPTKRALLDAAEEEIRATETRYQRGEITEVERFQKVIDTWNGTSEALKDEVVVHFKNTDPLNSVYMMAFSGARGNISQVRQLVGMRGLMADPQGEIIDLPIKTNFREGLTVTEYIISSYGARKGLVDTALRTADSGYLTRRLVDVSQDVIIREFDCGTTRGIPVQPMTEGAKTLIPLGQRLLGRVVGEDVVHPTTKEVIAPRNTPISDDLAAEIQKAGVSEVVVRSPLTCEAARSVCQHCYGWSLAHAKMVDLGEAVGIIAAQSIGEPGTQLTMRTFHTGGVFTGEVAQQVRSKTEGTIRLPRKLRTRTYRTRHGEDALYVEANGVINLEPKKEGANTQATQEIHVTQGSTLYVVDGQQVKIGQLLAEVALGGRTTRANTEKAVKDVASDLAGEVQFADVVPEQKTDRQGNTTTTAVRGGLIWVLSGEVYNLPPGAELVVKNDDAIASNGVLAETKLTSLHGGVVRLPEATPGKSTREIEIITASVVLDQAKVTVQSSQGRNSYLVTTGNNQVFNLRATPGTKVQNGQVVAELIDDRYRTTTGGFLKFAGVEVQKKGKAKLGYEVVQGGTLLWIPEETHEVNKDISLLLVEDGQFVEAGTEVVKDIFCQTSGVIEVTQKNDILREVVVKPGELLMVDDPEAVMGRDNTFVQPGEEFQGSVATELRYIQYVESPEGPALLSRPVVEFAVPDNPDVPSTTSISQQTGRSIQLRAVQRLPYKDSERVKSVEGVELLRTQLVLEIEQEGEQDHNASPLAADIELIEEGEGEELATAPTLDSDSTTEEISASDSLRLQLVILESLVIRRDITADATQGSTQTSLEVEDGQTIAPGAVVARTKILAKEGGIVRGVQKGSETVRRCLVLRQDTDMITMHTSTQPKVKKGDLLVEGAEIASGVFAEESGQVVEVKTAANTSTNQDAALSTQNYSVTIRVGRPYRVSPGAVLQIEDGDLVQRGDNLVLLVFERAKTGDIIQGLPRIEELLEARKPKEACILCRRAGEVKVVYGDGDEAIAVKVVEPNGVVTDYPLGPGQNLMVPDGSVVAAGEPLSDGPSNPHEILEIFFSLGSEDGVYACASHALQKVQTFLVNEVQMVYQSQGIDIADKHIEVIVRQMTNKVRIDDGGDTTMLPGELVELRQVEQVNEAMAITGGARAQYTPVLLGITKASLNTDSFISAASFQETTRVLTEAAIEGKSDWLRGLKENVIIGRLIPAGTGYNTYEEPGAIDEYAALDSSSVLDEVDDPLDMVLDDRTARAYNLDSPGLAETGFGSRRTERSILDDDDDLIADEVTDLMEEDEEDEDDYEEDDVDDYEEE, translated from the coding sequence ATGAGTAATGAAAACACGATTTTTCGCAATCGCGTAGTTGATAAAGGTCAACTGAGAAAATTGATTTCCTGGGCGTTTACGCACTATGGAACGGCGCGTACAGCTGTGATGGCGGACAAGCTCAAAGAATTGGGATTTCGCTATGCTACCAAAGCAGGGGTTTCTATCAGTGTTGACGACTTGATGATCCCGCCAACTAAACGAGCGCTTCTAGATGCGGCAGAGGAAGAAATTCGTGCCACCGAAACCCGTTACCAACGGGGAGAAATTACAGAAGTGGAACGCTTTCAAAAAGTAATTGATACCTGGAATGGTACTAGTGAAGCCCTCAAAGATGAAGTCGTTGTTCACTTTAAAAATACTGATCCTCTCAACTCAGTGTACATGATGGCATTCTCTGGAGCGCGGGGTAACATTTCTCAAGTGCGGCAATTGGTGGGGATGCGGGGACTGATGGCAGATCCCCAAGGGGAAATTATTGACTTGCCCATTAAAACCAATTTCCGTGAAGGGCTAACCGTAACGGAATACATTATTTCGTCTTACGGTGCGAGAAAAGGATTAGTCGATACCGCCTTGCGGACGGCTGACTCTGGTTATCTCACCCGTCGTCTAGTAGACGTATCTCAGGATGTAATTATTCGGGAATTTGACTGTGGTACTACCAGAGGGATTCCGGTGCAGCCAATGACAGAAGGTGCTAAAACCTTGATTCCTCTGGGTCAGCGCTTACTAGGAAGGGTAGTTGGTGAAGATGTAGTGCATCCCACCACAAAAGAAGTAATTGCACCACGCAATACCCCAATTTCTGATGATTTAGCAGCAGAAATTCAAAAAGCTGGGGTTAGTGAAGTTGTTGTGCGATCGCCTCTAACTTGTGAAGCTGCACGGTCTGTCTGTCAACACTGCTATGGCTGGAGTTTAGCCCACGCTAAGATGGTGGATTTGGGTGAAGCTGTTGGGATTATTGCTGCCCAAAGTATTGGTGAACCTGGAACTCAGCTCACCATGCGGACATTCCATACAGGTGGTGTATTTACTGGGGAAGTAGCGCAGCAAGTGCGTTCTAAGACAGAAGGTACAATCCGTCTGCCCCGGAAACTGCGGACTCGTACATATCGCACCCGCCACGGTGAAGATGCCTTGTATGTTGAGGCAAACGGGGTGATCAATTTAGAACCGAAAAAAGAAGGTGCTAATACCCAAGCTACCCAAGAAATTCATGTTACTCAAGGTTCCACACTTTACGTAGTTGATGGACAGCAAGTAAAAATCGGTCAATTACTGGCAGAAGTTGCTCTTGGTGGACGTACAACTCGTGCTAACACAGAAAAAGCTGTAAAAGATGTAGCGTCTGACTTAGCAGGAGAAGTGCAGTTTGCGGATGTAGTTCCAGAACAAAAAACCGATCGCCAAGGTAATACCACAACTACAGCAGTCAGAGGTGGTTTGATTTGGGTTTTATCTGGGGAAGTTTATAACTTGCCTCCTGGTGCAGAATTGGTGGTGAAAAATGATGATGCGATCGCCTCAAATGGAGTGTTGGCAGAAACCAAATTAACTAGCCTACATGGCGGTGTGGTACGTCTGCCGGAAGCTACTCCAGGCAAGAGTACCAGAGAAATTGAAATTATCACTGCTTCTGTGGTTTTAGACCAAGCAAAAGTCACAGTCCAAAGTTCCCAAGGTCGCAATAGCTACTTAGTTACCACTGGCAACAACCAAGTATTCAACCTCCGGGCTACCCCAGGTACTAAAGTCCAAAATGGTCAGGTCGTCGCTGAATTGATTGACGATCGCTATCGTACAACTACTGGTGGATTCTTGAAATTTGCTGGTGTAGAAGTCCAGAAGAAAGGCAAAGCCAAGCTGGGCTACGAAGTTGTGCAAGGTGGCACTCTGTTGTGGATTCCCGAAGAAACCCACGAAGTCAACAAAGACATTTCCTTACTGCTAGTAGAAGACGGACAGTTTGTAGAAGCTGGGACTGAGGTGGTAAAAGATATCTTCTGTCAAACTAGTGGTGTGATAGAAGTTACCCAGAAAAATGACATCCTGCGAGAAGTCGTCGTCAAGCCAGGAGAACTGCTGATGGTAGACGATCCAGAAGCAGTCATGGGACGAGATAATACTTTTGTCCAACCAGGTGAGGAGTTCCAAGGTAGTGTCGCCACCGAATTGCGCTATATCCAGTATGTGGAATCTCCAGAAGGACCAGCTTTATTAAGTCGTCCAGTAGTGGAGTTTGCCGTACCGGATAATCCTGATGTGCCATCAACCACATCAATTAGTCAGCAAACAGGGCGTTCGATTCAGTTGCGGGCAGTACAGCGATTGCCCTACAAAGATTCTGAACGCGTCAAGTCTGTTGAAGGGGTGGAGTTGCTGCGAACTCAGTTGGTGCTAGAAATTGAGCAAGAAGGTGAACAAGACCATAATGCTTCTCCTTTAGCAGCAGATATTGAATTGATCGAAGAAGGTGAGGGTGAAGAGCTAGCAACTGCCCCAACCTTAGACTCAGACTCGACAACAGAGGAAATCTCCGCCTCAGATTCTCTGCGCTTGCAATTAGTGATTTTAGAATCCTTGGTAATTCGGCGGGACATTACTGCTGATGCTACCCAAGGTAGTACCCAGACTAGCTTAGAAGTAGAAGATGGACAAACCATCGCTCCTGGTGCTGTGGTTGCACGTACCAAAATCTTAGCTAAAGAAGGGGGTATTGTCCGGGGTGTGCAGAAAGGTAGTGAAACTGTCCGTCGTTGTTTGGTATTACGCCAAGACACTGACATGATCACAATGCATACTAGTACCCAACCCAAAGTGAAAAAAGGTGACTTGCTAGTAGAAGGCGCAGAAATTGCCTCTGGAGTTTTTGCAGAAGAATCTGGGCAAGTAGTAGAAGTTAAAACTGCCGCAAATACTTCTACAAACCAAGATGCAGCCTTGAGTACTCAAAATTACTCTGTGACTATCCGCGTTGGTCGCCCCTACCGAGTCAGTCCTGGTGCTGTCTTACAGATAGAAGATGGCGATTTGGTACAACGAGGCGATAACTTGGTATTGTTGGTGTTTGAGCGTGCCAAAACCGGAGACATTATTCAAGGTTTGCCCCGGATTGAGGAATTGCTCGAAGCACGTAAACCCAAAGAAGCATGTATTCTCTGTCGGCGAGCCGGAGAAGTTAAGGTAGTTTATGGTGATGGTGATGAAGCGATCGCTGTTAAAGTAGTAGAACCCAATGGCGTAGTCACCGATTACCCTTTAGGGCCTGGACAAAATTTGATGGTTCCAGATGGCTCAGTTGTCGCAGCAGGGGAACCGTTGAGTGATGGTCCATCCAACCCCCATGAAATTTTGGAAATTTTCTTTAGTCTGGGTTCTGAGGATGGAGTTTATGCTTGTGCTAGCCATGCTTTGCAGAAGGTGCAAACATTCTTGGTGAACGAAGTGCAAATGGTGTATCAGTCTCAAGGAATTGATATTGCCGATAAGCACATTGAAGTTATCGTGCGTCAGATGACCAATAAAGTCCGGATTGATGATGGTGGCGATACTACCATGCTTCCCGGTGAATTGGTAGAGTTGCGCCAAGTTGAGCAGGTGAACGAAGCTATGGCGATTACAGGTGGTGCTAGAGCGCAATACACCCCCGTATTGTTAGGTATCACCAAAGCATCATTGAACACTGACAGCTTTATTTCTGCCGCCTCCTTCCAAGAGACAACACGGGTACTAACCGAAGCAGCAATTGAAGGTAAATCCGACTGGCTGCGCGGACTAAAGGAAAACGTGATTATCGGTAGATTGATTCCGGCGGGTACTGGGTACAATACCTATGAAGAACCCGGTGCGATCGATGAATATGCCGCTTTAGATAGCAGTAGCGTTCTAGATGAAGTCGATGATCCTCTGGATATGGTATTAGACGATCGCACAGCTCGCGCCTATAATCTAGATTCTCCTGGGCTGGCAGAAACTGGATTTGGTAGTCGGCGTACAGAAAGGTCAATTCTCGATGATGACGATGACTTGATTGCCGATGAGGTTACTGACCTCATGGAAGAGGACGAAGAAGATGAAGACGATTACGAGGAAGACGACGTAGACGATTACGAAGAAGAGTAA